In the Trichoderma atroviride chromosome 4, complete sequence genome, TAGATTTCAACCGAATTCATAGAGAGCGTATCGTGTCTCCCGTCGTGCCATTTGTTATTTCGAACCTTTTACAAGTCTCACATCTATTGAATATGGCGTCTGCTCAAGTGCCCGTTTGGCTGGACTGCGACCCAGGCCACGATGTAAGTTCCCCATTCCACTCGCCAGGTGCTGAGCTTGGATGCAAGCTTTATGCAGAGTCGCATTGCATGAGGCGTCCGGCTGGCCAAACCTAATCAGAAACGTGAGAGCTAACTGGATATTCTCCGCACAGGACGCCTTTGCCATTCTGCTGGCTGCCCATCACCCCAGAATCAACCTGCTGGGCATTTCCACAGTCTTTGGAAACGCTTCACTAGAGTATGTGCGATGGGAGGCTTGGTTGCTTTGCGCCTACATCGTCAATGACCACAGCTAACGTTGAAACCTGCCAGACACACTACGCACAATGCCGCCTCCATCCTGACGGCCTTTGGCAAACATAAGGACATCCCCCTCTATGTTGGCTACAGCAACCCGCTCGAGCGACCTCCCATCCACGCGCCGACCGACATTCACGGCGACAGCGGCCTCGACGGCACCGACCTTCTCCCCAAACCTCAATGCACTCCGTCCACCGAGCCCGCCATtgacgccatggctgctgctctcaagGCCCAGCCGGCCGGCACAGCCTGGATCGTGGCCACCGGCACCGTCACCAACGTCGCCGCCCTGTTCCGAAAGTATCCGGAGCTCATCCCGCACATCAAGGGACTGAGCATCATGGGAGGATCCATCGGAGGAGGTTTCTCAGACGCCCCTTTGGGCACGGTCGATGGCAAGGAGCGCATTGGCAACACAACACCATATGCCGAGTTCAACATTTTCATTGACCCGGAGGCAGCGGCCGAGATATTCCACAACAAGgagattgccaagaagaTGTTCATGGTCCCGCTGGACCTGAGCCACCAGGTCCTGGCTACGGAGAAGGTCAGAGACCTTTTGCTGTACGGCAAGGACGGCGAGAAGACTGGCACCGGCAAGACGACGCTGCGGACAATGCTAGTTGAGCTGCTTTACTTCTTTGCAAAGACCTATTCGTAAGATTTTCCCTTTTGGACCTGGATTATCTTGTGTTAGCTTGCACCAACTGATAAATCAAATAGCGACGTCTTTGGCATCACCGCCGGCCCTCCCCTCCACGATCCCCTCGCCCTCGCGGCCGTTCTCACCGGCACTCCCGACGAAATCGTCTTTTACGACTGGGATGGTGTTAAAAGCCAGGGCGCCAAGCACAATGAACGCTTTGACGTGACCGTCATCACCGAGGGCACGGCCGAGGAGGCACAGCGCGGCGAGAAGCAGACCGGCCGAACAATTGCCAACGTGTTGCCTGCAGGTGAAGCAGGTGTAAGGATACCCAGAGGAGTGGACGTGGATCAGTTCTGGAAGGTGATTGAGGAGTGCATTGAGAGAGCTGATGAGACGAACCGAAAGCTGAGCAACTAAGCATGTTATGAATACCCAGCtgcgcttctttttcttttctgggATTTTTATATCATTTTGTCTGCAATGGGAACCAAAACGGATAGATATGTTTCATAGCAGTGGTCATTAGATTATTAGAGTCTCTAGATAAAAATAcatggctttttttgcgaACAAATCGTTTACAAGCTTTCATTACAACGCCCCTTTGTCATCTTTATCCTCATCAAAGCTCATCAAGAGCCTCAAGCTCCGCTCATACGTCCACAAGGTAATTGCACTCGCAGGAGCAGCCTTGATCAAGCTGATAGGCAGGCCCTTGTACAGGCCTCGCAGCCCCTCCGTCTGGAATATCACGCGTATAGCCCGGCCTGCGGAAGTATACACGGGGATGTCGTTGTACACGTACTTGCTCCGCGTGGGGCCTTGCACCTGGATGCGCTTGCGCACGAGGTCGAGCGGGAAGACGGCCGTCTTGGCCATGACgctggccatgatgccggcGGTGGCGTCGTCGCTGCCCCAGGGGAGGTGCAGGTCgctgagctgcagccgcAGGCCTTCGTacgaggcgaagaagatgcccaTGAAGGGGATGATCTGGGCCAGCGCGGGGCCCAAGCCGCGGAAGAAGCCCCGGAAGCCTTCGTCGCGCTTGATGTCCCACAGAGCCCCTCTAAGGGAAGAATACACCCTGTGCCTGCCCTGGGCGGCGAACCGCGTCCTCAGCAGGTCGAGAGGGTACGTCACGCTCGTAGCAGCCGCTCCGGAGACGGCGCCGGCAAGAAACGTCTCGGCCGAGTCGGGCAGGCGGCGGTGCTGGGGTACCGCGGTCTGCAAAAAGACAGTCGTGGAGCGGTAGGCAGTGAACTGGGCGGCCGAGTAGCAGACGTACATGAGCTCGGCGGGGACGTTGCCCTTCCAGAGCCCCGTGAGGCCTTCATGCTTGAGGATGTGCTTGATGGTGTGGACGGTGCCGCGGTAGGCGGGCGCTTCGCGGAGGGGGGCGAGGGGGTCGGAGAGGGAGtatggctggagctggaggcggaTCTTGACGACGTCGAGGGGGGCGACGATGAATCTGGGAGCAAGGGCGCATAAGCTTTTGACTTTGTATAGATGTTTTGTTGCAAGGCTTACCGAGAGACGAGCCCGGCTATGGCGCCGGCTGAGACGACTTGGAGTTTTGAGCCCTGTAGGAGTGACGACTTGTTAGTATGGAGAGGATGTGGAAATTGGATGGATGGACAAACCTCATCTTTGAGGTGGCCGCCTCGTGGCGACATGCAGGAGTTGCCGCTTCAGGTTGACTGGGAGTTTGCGCAGTATGTGCTTGCAGCGTCCTTGATTGGTAGCcagtggaagatggaaggGATTGAAGTCTGGGAATCGAACTATTATGGccgtggcggtggtggttgtTTGATTCAAAAAGCTTAAACTCTTtgttttggtgttttggctCGTTGGTGCATTGAACTACCAGGATAAGATTTCGATATCGGACTGGAATGACGAGGGAACcaaggggaaagaaaaaaaatacggGAGCCGACGGAATGCGCGTTTGAGCGCGATTTGACAGAGTGCCAATGCAGAATTGCgatttgtttttgttttttttacaaaagtGTAATTTGAGTAAGTTTGCGTTTCTACGGTTCTGCCGTCATCTAGTGTTGATTGATCGTATTTTCTTCCTGATTTTCTATGCTACAGAGAGCTGACGTCCTTTTTTTGGGTTTGTTTGCCTGTCGTGACGCCATTGCCCGGGAACGAGCCGAGACCCCGTTGCGGCTTGAGGCGGAGAATCTGGAGAGTTTGGGGCTCTTTGAGCTTGGCGCAATGACATCAAATAGGTATGCTAAGCTACAGTATTGTGATACTTTGAGGCGAGTGGTGAGGAAACTGCTTTGAATCATGTATATGAATTCTCAcatgtaaaaagaaaaaagaaaaagatgagcCATGAGATTGATGGAATAAATAGATAGGGCTAAGTTGCGATTGGAAAACGTTTTACATGGATcttgtcgaggatgatgatcCTAGGCGCAGGATCAAACTTGTCATCTTGCACGCTATCGAACCCATGTACGCATGTTCGGAGCACCCCAGCAAGACAGATTACAGTATGTACAGTAAATGCAGATGCAGTCTAGATGCTTACACAAACATCAAATGCCAGGCCGGCATCACAGATCCAGACCGTGCCGGAGCCCCATCGGCGCATTTCCCCATAGAGAGACGGCCCGGGAAGGTGGTGCAAGAAAAACACGAGGCTCGGAAGCCGTCTGCTTATTTATTGTTCCACCACGATAGCAGCTCAGAGCACGAGATACATCAGATATCAACTTTCATTCTGCTTTTTTTGAGAAGTTGAATCATTCGTCATGGCGGAGCGCCTCTCGCACTTCTATTCCACCCAAGGCGGACAGAAGGAAGTGCGCGCATCATCTTGAGCTTGTATACAAGTAGACCCAGGTCCCGCCGATATGTAACCCCTCCGCGTGCTGGTAGGGATCTCGGCCTTTGGGGATCCCTGTGCTGGGTTCGTGTACTTGGATGTACCTGCATCAGTTTCCGTATAAGTGCTAAGCAGCGCGAATAAGTAAGCAGCAATTTGAAATCCAGGCACAGGCGCGCTGCAGAATAGGTATTGCGACAATTACTGGTACTACAAGTATATGCACTTGCACCCCGGCAGAGGTtatcagcagcttcttcggTGCCTTATGAGATGCAGTGAGACGGGCATCTCCGTTGTCGctatccagcagcagcccatctGCGGTAACAGTGCATATCTGGGTATGCAGCTATCTGTATCGGTCTCCGTATAAGCTTTGAGCACAGACAGGCCGCAGATTATTGAGACAACTGCATGAACCCTGGCAGTGGCCATCGGCGGCTCTCCAGGGCTCTGCGGGATGCAGTAAGACAGGCATCTCCGTTGTCGCTGCTCAAGCGGTAATCTGTAGCAGTAGTAATGGTAATTCTGACTGATCCCTTCATCTTACAGATCCCGCACGACATAATCTACCTCCTACTGCTGCTTGGGCCATCTGTATCCATCTCATTACCATGCTCTCCATCGCCTGATGAATATCACCAACAAAGCATCTGCTAGTAGATACCCATTAGATGCCAGCAAATGCCTTGACAGAGTCGGTAGATGGATAATACGTTACTTTCCAAACCGCTTCACCCCCACTGACCACTAAAAAGGGAAATTGTTCAAACAAATTGCCTTGTGACAATTGgttccatctctctcctcattctcttccttttccccgGAGCGCCACACTGTCGCCGTCCATTGGCCCAACTGCTACCTAACCTTCTTGTCTGCGGTGGGTACCTCGTCCGGGGGGGCGCTAGGTACCGGCTACCAGCTGGCAGGGGTGCTTCACAGCCGAGTCTCACGCGCCGCTCCTTTGTACCGAGAACCCTGCCCCAGCCCTCGCCGCTACCCATGCGGTACTC is a window encoding:
- a CDS encoding uncharacterized protein (BUSCO:EOG092D3JGK~TransMembrane:2 (i179-200o220-240i)); translation: MSPRGGHLKDEGSKLQVVSAGAIAGLVSRFIVAPLDVVKIRLQLQPYSLSDPLAPLREAPAYRGTVHTIKHILKHEGLTGLWKGNVPAELMYVCYSAAQFTAYRSTTVFLQTAVPQHRRLPDSAETFLAGAVSGAAATSVTYPLDLLRTRFAAQGRHRVYSSLRGALWDIKRDEGFRGFFRGLGPALAQIIPFMGIFFASYEGLRLQLSDLHLPWGSDDATAGIMASVMAKTAVFPLDLVRKRIQVQGPTRSKYVYNDIPVYTSAGRAIRVIFQTEGLRGLYKGLPISLIKAAPASAITLWTYERSLRLLMSFDEDKDDKGAL